In Coleofasciculus sp. FACHB-T130, the sequence TGCCGGAGCGGTTATTTTACAAGAAGCGATGACGCTGCTGGGCCTTGAATCGCTCAGAGTCTGCGAACGAAGTCTCCGGGAAGGGGTCATCGTCGATTGGATGCTCGCTCACGGCTTAATCGAAGACAAGCTGCGCTACCAAAGTTCTGTACGCGAGCGTAATGTAATCAAAACCGCCCGCAAATACGGTGTCAACCTGGAATACTCTCAGCGAGTTGCAGAATTCGCCCTTAGCTTATTTGACCAAACCCAAGGCATCCTCCACCACTGGGGTTCAGAAGAACGGGAACTACTTTGGGCAGCCGCAATTTTACACAATTGCGGACACCATATCAGTCATTCTTCCCACCACAAACACTCTTTTTACTTAATTCGCAATGGTGAACTTTTAGGCTATACGGAAGCCGAAATTGATGTGATTGCGAATTTAGCCCGCTATCACCGCAAGAGTGCGCCGAGGAAAAAGCACGAGAACTATCAAAATCTGCCGACTAAACAGCACCGACAGATCGTTGCTCAGTTGAGTGCCTTGCTCAGATTAGCAGTTGCTCTTGACCGGAGGCAAATTGGTGCAATTCGGCAAGTGCAGTGCGAATACAACGCAGAAACGAAAGAACTTCAGCTTCACCTGAAGCCAACTCAACCGGATGATGATTGTGCCTTAGAAATCTGGAGTTTAGATTATAAAAAAGACGTTTTTGAGGCAGAGTACGGCATTAAACTACTGCCAGTTTTGAATGCTATTGCTGTTCCAATTAGCCAATAGCTCAATAAAGAGCTTTTCGAGCAATCGTCAAAAATCAAAAGTCTGCGTCTCAAATAACACGGAATCTTCAAGCTTTGAAACGATCTGGCAAATAAAATCCCGGCTCTAAAATTTCCAGTTACTCAGCTAAGGGAGGAAAGACAATATTAGTTGATATGGCTGCAACCAAGCCGTTTACTGCCGCCATTGAGCGGGGGTTGAGGAATCTGATGTGTAACATCACAAAAAGAAAGCGATATTAAGATGCGATCGCTCTGAGGAAGGGTAGATATTCTACCCTTTACATCTCAAATCACTTCATAGAATTCATCGTCAATAGTCGCGATCGCTCTTGGCGAAGCAGCATCACCTATCTGCATCATAAGTTGTTGCAATTCATTACCAAGCGAAGTGATCTGATCATAATTCCCTTGAGCGATCGCTTTCTCTAAATCCTTTAACAACCCTTCGATTTGCCTTTTCTGGGCAGCAAGCACTTGCTCTACCAGTTGATTCGTCAAATTAAAAAGAACCCGATAAGCATCGTTGCTCTTTGTCGAATCTTCAGTTCTAAAATCTGCGCCAATGTTGGGTGTAAGTTTCAATGCGTAACTTTTAAGTTTTTGTCCTTCACTTTTACGAGCTTCTATTAAGTTCGCAATGTCAATTTTTTGACGAAGTATGCGATCGGCTTCGACATTGAGTTCTGCATCTCTCAATATCCTCTCCACTTCAGATGCAGGGACAGTGGAAGCGCCGATAATGCTAATTGATTGCTCTTTTCCCGTGCTTATTTCTTTGGCATAAACATTCAGAATACCATTGATATCAATGTCGAAAGTTACTTGAACTTCTGTTCTCTCTAGAGGAATCCCATCTAATCGAAGAATCCCTAACTTTTTGTTATCTTTAGCGAATTCTCGTTCCCCCATTAAAATATTTATTTCTACACTGGTTTGTCCATAAGTGGCAGTATAAAATTTTTGAGATTTGATGACAGGAATAGTACTATGACGGGGGATGATTCTTGTCATAGTCCCCTCTATAGTTTCGATTCCCAAAGATAAAGAAGTGACATCCCTCATGCAATAAATGGAATTGTCCCTTCTGGCTACTTTCCCCTGAATAGCAGCCCCAATCGCTACAGCCTCGTCCGGGTTAATGCTTTTCAAGGGTTCTTGATTTGTCACTTTTTGCACTAAGTCTTGGACAGCCGGAATACAGCTAGAACCACCAACTAGGACAACAGCGTTAATGTCACTAAGGCTTAGTTTCGCCTGTTTAATTGCTTGTTCGATGTTAACGATACAGCGAGCTAAAAGCTCAGAACACATTTTTTCAAGTTCAGTTCTAGTGAGGGTAGCATTGAGATGTTTTGGCCCATCCGGGGTGGCTGTAATAAAGGGTAGGTCAACTTCTGTTTGCGTAAGGAGGGAAAGCTCTATTTTTGCTTTTTCGGCTGCTTCTGTAAGCCGCTGGGAAGCCTGTATATTTTGGCGTAAGTCGAGACCTTCTTGACTTTGAAATTGGTTAATCAGCCAATCGATAATTTTTTGGTCGAAGTTGTCACCACCAAGGTCAGGGTCGCTGCTGCTAGCCAAAACTTCAAATACACCATCACCTACTTCCAGAACACTAATATCTAACGTGCTACCGCCTAAGTCAAAGACGAGAATAGTTTCGTTGTTTTTCTTATCTAGTTCGTAGGCAAGGCAAGCAGCATTCGGTTCGTTGATGACGCGGAGGATTTCTAAATTCGCTAATTTGCCAGCCTCTTTGACGGCTTGACGTTGAAAATCATTGAAGTAGGGAGGAACAGTAAGAACCGCTTGAGTTATTTCTTCCCCAAAATATTTGCTGGCATCATCGACAAGTTTACGCAGAATTTGGGCAGAAATTTCTTCAGGGGTAAATTCTTTGCCTATATGATGACAGTTGATTTTAATGCCGCCATTGCTATTGGGTAGAACTTGGTAAGAAACTTTATCTGCTGCGTCGATAACTTCATCGTATTTGCGTCCAATGAAGCGTTTAACAGCGTAAAAGCTGTTGTCTGGCTGCATCAGTGCGTTACGTTTAGCAATCCTACCAATCAATTTGTTCCCGTTCTTAGTGTAAGCTACAACACAAGGAGTCAGGCGAAATCCTTCAGCGTTGGTGATGACGATGGGTTGCTTACCATCCATCACTGCAATACAAGAATTTGTTGCACCTAAACTAATTCCAGCTACTTTTCCCATGATGCTCAATCTCAAAAGGTGGCTTGAGCTTAACAGGAGTTCAAAAAATAGTAGGTTCGGTTATACGTCCAAAGCGAGTTCTCTTTTCCGTACCTTAGAGCGACTTCTTTTTTATTAGTTTCACTCTAAAGTAGAATTTAGCATTCTCATCAGTTCGCTAAAATTTGCCCCAGAAGTATGCAATCAAACTCTGCTTGGCAATTCCAGCCAAAATAAAAATATGTAGCAGCTATTTTAACAGTAAAGCTTAATTAAGTTAACTAATTTTGCTCAACGTTACTATATCAAGGCGATCGCTCCGCTGCTTCTGCTCTAATTCTCCTGAGCGCGATCGCTAGAATGCCATTGATAATCCACTAGCGATCGCGCTGTTCCTTAGGGTAGAAGTTGGAATCAGCCGTAAAAGTTATCTTTATAGTTAAGTACCATACAGGAAGCTCTTCTTAGAACTTCTGTCTGGTAAGGAAAATAGAAGTATCCCTTACCGAGTTATTATAGATAAAGTATCAAGATAAACAGAAAGTTTTAAATTAAATTTGCCACTATTACCGAGTTATTATAGATAAAGTATCAAGATAAACAGAAAGTTTTAAATTAAATTTGCCACTGTTTAAGTAAACTCAAAAGATGACTTCTTCAAAAAAATCTTGATTAGCTTGTTAAACTTAAAAAAAATTCCTAAAAATTAATTTGTAAAAATAGCTTCAGCATTCATATAAAATTTTAGTAAAATAACCGATTGTTCAATATTTAAGCAAAGCTGAAGTCTTAATTTGCGATGAAAACACTATATACACTTTTTACCAAAGAACGGAGCGAAGTTCAGACAGAGATAGATAAGGCAACTAGCCCGGAGCAGGTCGTTAAGCTGGTTCAAAAGCGACTCGATAATATTCAGAGCAGTTACGTTGGCGAGTTAAGCGTCGCTCAGGTACGTCTGGCTTCTTTATTCCTGGACACTTTGCGGCAGTCCTTGGGGACTCTCACCGCTGCTAATGAGGCAATTTCGGAGCCAGAGCCTCAGCAGAGTGCTAACCCAGCCAGAAAGGTTTCTCCCAAAACCATAATCCTGAAAGTGCTACAGGGACTCATCTGCATAGGCATTTTAGATTCTCTATTCTCCTTGGCTTCAGATGCGCCAGGAGCTTGGATGGATATCTTGCTGGTGTCTCTGCTGGTTGGACTAGAAGTGGTGTTCCAAATCGATAAACGCGATCGCGCCAATCGTTCAGTTTCTCTTCAACCTGTAGAAGCGCCCCAGCCGATCGTTCGCGTTGATAGCCAAGTCTTTCTGGACAACCTGACCGATGCGCTAAACACCATTGATTTGGCAGTCGCCCGGACTCAGGAAGTCAAAAAACCGCTGGATGCTAGTGGAATAGAAGAGCTACCAGAACTGTTGAATCTGCTTCAGAGACTTATGGGTGCGTCAATTCTGGAGAAACCCCAGATGTCGCTTCAACTCACCAAATTGCTGCCACAGATTTTAATGGAGCAGGGAATTCGGGTTCAGATTTACCAAGGGGACGATACGCATCGCGAGTATTTTGATTTCGAGCCAAGTATCGATCCTGCCGCGAAAGAGTCTGTAACGATAACTCCCGCTTTGTTTAAAGGCGATCGCTTGCTCCGACGCGGTCGAGTGATTGAGCCAGCGTACTCTGAGGCTAGAGAGTAAGATGTCTTGTCATCGTGGCTGTTTGTAGTCGCAAAGTCTTCATTTAGACAGTATTTCCCTTGTTTCGTAGTCCCCTTTCCATAGGGGTTTGGGGGGAGCAAAAATTTCAGCAAACGATGGAAGTTCCCTCTAGCCTCCTTAAAAATAGGGGAATTATTCAGAAATTTGTACCTGGTTGATTAGCGGAAAGTATAAAAATGGAAGTTTTAGAAACTATCGGATTCGATCTGGGGCACGGTGAAACCGCTGTCGCTCAGGCGAGAGTGGAGAGTATCGAGCCGCCAAGCATGCTTGAAGTTAATAATAAAAAAGTTCAAATCACAGCCCTAGCTTGGCATCCCGATATCGGTTATTTAATTGGAGAACAAGCATTAATCCAAGCTGGCGTTACTCAGCTCAAAATCGCTTTTAAACAAAAACCAAATACCGACCCAACTTATCGCGAAACAATCAGCAAGTTTCTAGAAACTTACTATCGTCTTTTGAAAGAAAGCAAACAGATTGAAGGTGGAGAAACCAGCCAATTTTATGTTGGTTGCCCTTCAGGATGGTCTGTTGAAGAACGAGAAGAATACCAAAAGTTACTAAAGGAATCTGGTATTCCTTTAATCAGTGTTGTCCCAGAGTCGCGGGCGGCTTTCATGCAAGCAAAGGAAGCCGGAAAGCTTTCTTATGACAAACTTAAATCGTCGGTGCTAATTGTTGATATCGGCTCTTCAACTACGGATTTTACTCTGGTTAAGAGTTTGCACGAAATCCCTATAGATTTTGGAAGTAATGCGCTGGGAGCTTCTCTCATCGATAAAGCGATTTTTGCCCAGACTCTCGCTAACCACGAGGAGAAAGCGTTACTGGAAAGAGTATTTAA encodes:
- the dnaK gene encoding molecular chaperone DnaK, with amino-acid sequence MGKVAGISLGATNSCIAVMDGKQPIVITNAEGFRLTPCVVAYTKNGNKLIGRIAKRNALMQPDNSFYAVKRFIGRKYDEVIDAADKVSYQVLPNSNGGIKINCHHIGKEFTPEEISAQILRKLVDDASKYFGEEITQAVLTVPPYFNDFQRQAVKEAGKLANLEILRVINEPNAACLAYELDKKNNETILVFDLGGSTLDISVLEVGDGVFEVLASSSDPDLGGDNFDQKIIDWLINQFQSQEGLDLRQNIQASQRLTEAAEKAKIELSLLTQTEVDLPFITATPDGPKHLNATLTRTELEKMCSELLARCIVNIEQAIKQAKLSLSDINAVVLVGGSSCIPAVQDLVQKVTNQEPLKSINPDEAVAIGAAIQGKVARRDNSIYCMRDVTSLSLGIETIEGTMTRIIPRHSTIPVIKSQKFYTATYGQTSVEINILMGEREFAKDNKKLGILRLDGIPLERTEVQVTFDIDINGILNVYAKEISTGKEQSISIIGASTVPASEVERILRDAELNVEADRILRQKIDIANLIEARKSEGQKLKSYALKLTPNIGADFRTEDSTKSNDAYRVLFNLTNQLVEQVLAAQKRQIEGLLKDLEKAIAQGNYDQITSLGNELQQLMMQIGDAASPRAIATIDDEFYEVI